The Humulus lupulus chromosome 4, drHumLupu1.1, whole genome shotgun sequence genome has a window encoding:
- the LOC133831269 gene encoding protein PSK SIMULATOR 1-like — MVGLRFPWKNSAENPEPVIGILGCEVVGLMSKVANLWHCLGDKEIQRLREQIEDSVGVKMLVSEDDNYLFELALEEIIENFGCLSKSVVRLGRRCKDPLYHRLEQFFKDPFQTYFQWFGLAYRWKKMEKKVKKIEKFVAVTMQLSQEQDVLVELEQTLRRMQKNSQLDRVKLLEYQQKVMWQRQEVKNLRGLCPSVRTYDYIVRLLARSLFTILERLKLVFGVIQMASAEGKNNCEPRSSDCLLRTHSFSTHLHSSVHPSETNVCGFSSGPPVGSFAKQVANVGKNRLSDLLQQDPHQSLTQRIKLQNSKSRRHRGSFSGCMIGGVYSPVVENCRPLVGGSMRLSPTYMKTANNTKSKGPLSSSNNVYLKLAMFNSKSKLLNVRASTLGEAALALHYANVIILIEKLVSSPHLISADTRDDLYNMLPTTVRASLRAKIKLFAKTMGSSVYSPALAAEWNMALLQILEWLAPLAHNMIRWHSERNIEKQHEVAKTNVLLVLTLYHANQAKTEAAITELLIGLNYMSRISAVNERAILWSAGKQPCKINRELASS, encoded by the coding sequence ATGGTGGGTTTGCGGTTTCCATGGAAGAATTCTGCAGAGAATCCCGAACCAGTGATTGGAATTTTGGGGTGTGAAGTTGTTGGCTTGATGTCAAAGGTGGCTAATTTGTGGCATTGTTTGGGTGATAAAGAGATTCAAAGGTTGAGAGAAcaaattgaagattcagttgggGTTAAAATGCTTGTATCCGAGGATGATAATTACCTCTTTGAACTAGCACTGGAGGAGATAATTGAGAATTTTGGGTGTCTTTCAAAGTCTGTGGTGAGGCTTGGTCGGAGGTGCAAAGACCCTTTATATCACCGCCTCGAACAGTTCTTTAAGGACCCTTTTCAAACTTACTTTCAGTGGTTTGGTTTGGCATATCGATGGAAGAAAATGGAGAAGAAAGTGAAAAAAATTGAGAAGTTTGTTGCAGTTACTATGCAACTATCCCAAGAGCAAGATGTTTTGGTGGAGCTTGAACAAACACTGCGGAGAATGCAGAAAAATTCTCAGTTAGATCGGGTGAAATTGCTTGAGTACCAGCAGAAGGTAATGTGGCAGCGTCAAGAAGTGAAAAATCTACGAGGTTTGTGTCCATCTGTTAGAACTTATGATTACATTGTTCGGCTTCTGGCAAGATCTCTCTTTACAATTTTAGAGAGACTCAAACTTGTTTTTGGAGTCATTCAAATGGCTTCTGCAGAAGGGAAAAACAACTGCGAACCTAGAAGTTCTGATTGTCTTCTTCGCACCCATTCCTTTTCAACTCATCTGCATTCTTCTGTTCATCCATCTGAGACTAATGTTTGTGGCTTTTCTTCAGGACCTCCCGTGGGGTCCTTTGCAAAGCAAGTGGCAAATGTGGGCAAGAACAGATTGAGTGACTTGTTGCAACAAGATCCTCATCAGTCATTGACACAACGCAtaaagcttcaaaattcaaaatctaGGAGGCATCGAGGATCTTTTAGTGGCTGCATGATTGGAGGAGTTTATTCTCCTGTAGTTGAAAACTGCAGGCCTTTAGTTGGTGGTTCCATGAGGCTGAGCCCTACTTATATGAAAACTGCCAATAATACTAAAAGTAAGGGACCTCTCTCTTCAAGTAACAACGTTTATTTGAAATTAGCCATGTTCAATTCCAAGAGTAAATTGTTGAATGTCCGTGCTTCAACTCTTGGGGAGGCTGCTTTGGCTCTTCACTATGCGAATGTTATCATTTTGATAGAGAAACTAGTTTCATCACCTCACCTGATTAGTGCTGACACAAGAGATGACCTGTACAATATGTTACCCACAACAGTAAGAGCTTCTTTGAGGGCTAAGATTAAGTTGTTTGCCAAAACAATGGGTTCATCCGTCTACAGTCCTGCCCTTGCAGCAGAATGGAATATGGCACTGCTACAGATATTGGAGTGGCTAGCTCCACTTGCTCATAACATGATAAGGTGGCATTCTGAGAGAAATATTGAGAAGCAGCATGAGGTTGCAAAAACAAACGTGCTTCTCGTGTTGACCCTTTACCATGCAAATCAGGCAAAAACTGAAGCTGCAATCACAGAGCTTCTGATTGGTTTGAATTATATGTCCAGAATTAGTGCAGTTAATGAGAGGGCCATTTTGTGGTCTGCTGGCAAGCAGCCTTGCAAGATCAACAGGGAACTGGCCTCATCATGA